A single Staphylococcus muscae DNA region contains:
- a CDS encoding VraH family peptide resistance protein: MKLKEVISKVLELEININVIFYSVVFSVILSILFTPFLAIPMGILLSFYMDNQFE; this comes from the coding sequence ATGAAACTAAAAGAAGTCATATCTAAAGTTCTTGAATTAGAAATCAATATCAACGTTATTTTTTATAGTGTCGTTTTCTCAGTTATTTTAAGCATTTTATTTACACCCTTTCTAGCAATTCCGATGGGGATCTTATTGTCGTTTTATATGGATAATCAATTTGAATAA